One stretch of Diorhabda carinulata isolate Delta chromosome 5, icDioCari1.1, whole genome shotgun sequence DNA includes these proteins:
- the LOC130893907 gene encoding glycerophosphodiester phosphodiesterase 1, which produces MKTDFFYLIPSALTIVYATYGSWFLISEIFTTLMPLTLIFTGALVCLVFIFRIPPPTTASVEAVLGKIIEDPVGDNNGFVIKTIAHRGAGLDAPENTIEAFKKCHEKGCDIIELDVCLTADQVPIVFHDTDLERMADMNVLIKNIKYEDLANIDISVKHAYRDSFPNAHVPTLEQAVQQMLGMGQRIFIDIKEPNSKIVPLIIKIFEKYPELKTKAVVTSFFPNIIYLIRRSSPDIIGCLAWKADNFRHSSLKNSTFCNTKQMKVLKNALFWILDCLHSWALPRITYYVLGLSVILLHKDLVCSETIRNWRSKGVRVIVWTVNSPIEKQYMYRTLKIPYLTDTLTGETTVHSTMQS; this is translated from the exons atgaaaacagATTTTTTCTACTTAATCCCAAGTGCATTAACAATCGTCTATGCTACTTACGGTAGTTGGTTCCTCATTTCGGAAATTTTTACTACTCTAATGCCATTAACTTTGATATTTACCGGAGCATtagtttgtttagtttttatatttagaatacCACCTCCTACTACGGCTTCTGTTGAAGCTGTTCtgggaaaaattattgaagatcCTGTTGGAGACAACAACggttttgttataaaaactaTAGCTCACAGAGGAGCGGGTTTAGATGCACCGGAAAATACCATAGAAGCTTTCAAAAAA tgtCACGAAAAAGGTTGTGATATAATAGAATTAGATGTATGTCTTACGGCGGATCAAGTCCCGATAGTTTTTCACGATACCGATTTAGAAAGAATGGCCGATATGAatgttttaatcaaaaatataaagtatgAAGATTTAGCAAACATCGACATATCCGTAAAACATGCATACAG AGATTCATTTCCTAACGCTCATGTACCAACTTTAGAACAAGCTGTACAACAAATGCTCGGGATGGGGCAAAGAATATTTATTGACATTAAAGAACCTAACAGTAAG aTTGTCCCtttgattataaaaatcttCGAAAAATATCCAGAATTAAAAACTAAAGCTGTTGTGACAtcattttttcctaatataatatattta ataCGAAGAAGCTCGCCGGATATTATTGGATGTTTAGCATGGAAAGCGGATAATTTCAGACATAGtagtttgaaaaattcgactttttGTAATACTAAGCAAATGAAAGTACTAAAAAACGCTCTATTTTGGATTTTAGACTGCCTCCACTCATGGGCATTACCTAGAATCACATACTACGTCTTAGGATTGTCGGTTATCTTGTTACACAAAGATTTGGTTTGTAG tgAAACGATACGGAATTGGCGGTCGAAAGGGGTGAGAGTTATAGTTTGGACTGTTAATAGTCCAATTGAAAAGCAATATATGTATCGTACACTTAAAATACCTTATTTGACAGATACACTTACAGGTGAAACAACCGTGCATAGTACTATGCAAAGTTAA
- the LOC130893906 gene encoding major facilitator superfamily domain-containing protein 12-like isoform X3 has protein sequence MNGYEKNMFFEDRSNIFCLPFQKLSYGLGHIFNDLCAAMWFSYTLFYLQVVLDMESTTAGMLLMIGQIVDSLATPAVGYCIDYTKHRRLWHLGGTIAVTIGFSLIFSIKPDNFTLSIILYYITGIFLFQIGWATVQISHLSIIPELSRSYKHSSDLTAIRYIASVCCNICVYSITLMILKNDETKDSIGPNDFYKFKEIAVSIIFIGLLSSMLFYCGLLGKYDQEYEPLLRDEIVDIEMVELHGMNQKHFFKQAIIYCVSIMYMCSRLLTTLNLIYIPLYIEERGSLNDIGKDRIRQTVASIPLTSYLTSFVTSLLLKCLVGIVSDKITYCFGSIIGLVTSIWIGVGLSTKTDLELYSIAALLGVTGSTTMVSSLCLTANFVKTNGIGGGMVYSFVTFTDKLISGSVVFIVQHFVFLEIHVRISINTP, from the exons ATGAATGGAtatgaaaaaaacatgtttttcgaGGATAGAtccaatatattttgtttaccCTTTCAAAAATTAAGTTACGGTTTGGGGCACATATTCAACGATCTCTGTGCGGCAATGTGGTTTAGTTATACGTTGTTTTACCTACAAGTTGTGCTCGATATGGAATCAACGACAGCGGGAATGCTCTTAATGATAG GACAAATTGTTGATTCACTAGCAACACCAGCTGTGGGATATTGTATTGATTATACCAAACATCGACGACTTTGGCATTTGGGAG GAACAATAGCCGTTACTATAggattttctttaatattttccataaaaccaGATAATTTCAcgctatcaattattttatattacatcACAGGTATATTTCTTTTCCAAATCGGTTGGGCAACTGTACAAATATCGCATTTGTCTATTATACCCGAGCTTTCAAGAAGTTATAAACATAGTTCAGATTTAACAGCAATAAG gtACATAGCCTCAGTGTGTTGTAACATCTGTGTTTATTCAATAACACTAATGATTCTTAAAAATGATGAAACGAAAGACAGTATAGGTCcaaacgatttttataaattcaag GAAATAGCCgtttctatcatatttattggTTTATTATCGTCGATGTTATTTTATTGTGGATTGCTCGGTAAATACGATCAAGAATATGAGCCTTTATTGAGAGATGAAATAGTCGATATAGAAATGGTCGAATTACATGGGAtgaatcaaaaacatttttttaaacaagccATAATTTACTGCGTATCTATAAT gtaCATGTGTTCAAGATTATTAACGActttaaatttgatatacatACCGTTATATATAGAAGAACGTGGTTCTTTAAATGATATTGGGAAAGATCGAATAAGACAAACGGTAGCTAGCATTCCTTTAACTTCTTATTTAACTTCATTTGTTACATCTCTATTGCTCAAATGTCTGGTTGGTATTGTAAGTGATAAg aTAACTTATTGTTTTGGGTCGATAATTGGTTTGGTAACGTCAATATGGATAGGAGTAGGACTATCAACAAAAACTGATTTAGAACTTTACAGTATCGCAGCATTACTAg GTGTTACTGGATCAACAACTATGGTTTCTAGCCTGTGTCTAACGGCTAATTTCGTGAAAACGAATGGGATTGGTGGGGGTATGGTATACAGTTTTGTAACTTTCACAGATAAACTTATATCTGGATCAGTTGTTTTCATAGTTCAACACTT TGTGTTCCTCGAAATTCATGTCCGTATTTCTATAAACACGCCTTGA
- the LOC130893906 gene encoding major facilitator superfamily domain-containing protein 12-like isoform X2 gives MNGYEKNMFFEDRSNIFCLPFQKLSYGLGHIFNDLCAAMWFSYTLFYLQVVLDMESTTAGMLLMIGQIVDSLATPAVGYCIDYTKHRRLWHLGGTIAVTIGFSLIFSIKPDNFTLSIILYYITGIFLFQIGWATVQISHLSIIPELSRSYKHSSDLTAIRYIASVCCNICVYSITLMILKNDETKDSIGPNDFYKFKEIAVSIIFIGLLSSMLFYCGLLGKYDQEYEPLLRDEIVDIEMVELHGMNQKHFFKQAIIYCVSIMYMCSRLLTTLNLIYIPLYIEERGSLNDIGKDRIRQTITYCFGSIIGLVTSIWIGVGLSTKTDLELYSIAALLGVTGSTTMVSSLCLTANFVKTNGIGGGMVYSFVTFTDKLISGSVVFIVQHLQCVPRNSCPYFYKHALTFICASVSLIAILALISLHIKNRRGMHLLTTS, from the exons ATGAATGGAtatgaaaaaaacatgtttttcgaGGATAGAtccaatatattttgtttaccCTTTCAAAAATTAAGTTACGGTTTGGGGCACATATTCAACGATCTCTGTGCGGCAATGTGGTTTAGTTATACGTTGTTTTACCTACAAGTTGTGCTCGATATGGAATCAACGACAGCGGGAATGCTCTTAATGATAG GACAAATTGTTGATTCACTAGCAACACCAGCTGTGGGATATTGTATTGATTATACCAAACATCGACGACTTTGGCATTTGGGAG GAACAATAGCCGTTACTATAggattttctttaatattttccataaaaccaGATAATTTCAcgctatcaattattttatattacatcACAGGTATATTTCTTTTCCAAATCGGTTGGGCAACTGTACAAATATCGCATTTGTCTATTATACCCGAGCTTTCAAGAAGTTATAAACATAGTTCAGATTTAACAGCAATAAG gtACATAGCCTCAGTGTGTTGTAACATCTGTGTTTATTCAATAACACTAATGATTCTTAAAAATGATGAAACGAAAGACAGTATAGGTCcaaacgatttttataaattcaag GAAATAGCCgtttctatcatatttattggTTTATTATCGTCGATGTTATTTTATTGTGGATTGCTCGGTAAATACGATCAAGAATATGAGCCTTTATTGAGAGATGAAATAGTCGATATAGAAATGGTCGAATTACATGGGAtgaatcaaaaacatttttttaaacaagccATAATTTACTGCGTATCTATAAT gtaCATGTGTTCAAGATTATTAACGActttaaatttgatatacatACCGTTATATATAGAAGAACGTGGTTCTTTAAATGATATTGGGAAAGATCGAATAAGACAAACG aTAACTTATTGTTTTGGGTCGATAATTGGTTTGGTAACGTCAATATGGATAGGAGTAGGACTATCAACAAAAACTGATTTAGAACTTTACAGTATCGCAGCATTACTAg GTGTTACTGGATCAACAACTATGGTTTCTAGCCTGTGTCTAACGGCTAATTTCGTGAAAACGAATGGGATTGGTGGGGGTATGGTATACAGTTTTGTAACTTTCACAGATAAACTTATATCTGGATCAGTTGTTTTCATAGTTCAACACTT ACAGTGTGTTCCTCGAAATTCATGTCCGTATTTCTATAAACACGCCTTGACGTTTATTTGTGCATCGGTTTCTTTAATAGCAATATTAGCTTTAATCTCATTACATATCAAAAACAGAAGAGGAATGCATTTATTAACAACATCGTAA
- the LOC130893906 gene encoding major facilitator superfamily domain-containing protein 12-like isoform X1, protein MNGYEKNMFFEDRSNIFCLPFQKLSYGLGHIFNDLCAAMWFSYTLFYLQVVLDMESTTAGMLLMIGQIVDSLATPAVGYCIDYTKHRRLWHLGGTIAVTIGFSLIFSIKPDNFTLSIILYYITGIFLFQIGWATVQISHLSIIPELSRSYKHSSDLTAIRYIASVCCNICVYSITLMILKNDETKDSIGPNDFYKFKEIAVSIIFIGLLSSMLFYCGLLGKYDQEYEPLLRDEIVDIEMVELHGMNQKHFFKQAIIYCVSIMYMCSRLLTTLNLIYIPLYIEERGSLNDIGKDRIRQTVASIPLTSYLTSFVTSLLLKCLVGIVSDKITYCFGSIIGLVTSIWIGVGLSTKTDLELYSIAALLGVTGSTTMVSSLCLTANFVKTNGIGGGMVYSFVTFTDKLISGSVVFIVQHLQCVPRNSCPYFYKHALTFICASVSLIAILALISLHIKNRRGMHLLTTS, encoded by the exons ATGAATGGAtatgaaaaaaacatgtttttcgaGGATAGAtccaatatattttgtttaccCTTTCAAAAATTAAGTTACGGTTTGGGGCACATATTCAACGATCTCTGTGCGGCAATGTGGTTTAGTTATACGTTGTTTTACCTACAAGTTGTGCTCGATATGGAATCAACGACAGCGGGAATGCTCTTAATGATAG GACAAATTGTTGATTCACTAGCAACACCAGCTGTGGGATATTGTATTGATTATACCAAACATCGACGACTTTGGCATTTGGGAG GAACAATAGCCGTTACTATAggattttctttaatattttccataaaaccaGATAATTTCAcgctatcaattattttatattacatcACAGGTATATTTCTTTTCCAAATCGGTTGGGCAACTGTACAAATATCGCATTTGTCTATTATACCCGAGCTTTCAAGAAGTTATAAACATAGTTCAGATTTAACAGCAATAAG gtACATAGCCTCAGTGTGTTGTAACATCTGTGTTTATTCAATAACACTAATGATTCTTAAAAATGATGAAACGAAAGACAGTATAGGTCcaaacgatttttataaattcaag GAAATAGCCgtttctatcatatttattggTTTATTATCGTCGATGTTATTTTATTGTGGATTGCTCGGTAAATACGATCAAGAATATGAGCCTTTATTGAGAGATGAAATAGTCGATATAGAAATGGTCGAATTACATGGGAtgaatcaaaaacatttttttaaacaagccATAATTTACTGCGTATCTATAAT gtaCATGTGTTCAAGATTATTAACGActttaaatttgatatacatACCGTTATATATAGAAGAACGTGGTTCTTTAAATGATATTGGGAAAGATCGAATAAGACAAACGGTAGCTAGCATTCCTTTAACTTCTTATTTAACTTCATTTGTTACATCTCTATTGCTCAAATGTCTGGTTGGTATTGTAAGTGATAAg aTAACTTATTGTTTTGGGTCGATAATTGGTTTGGTAACGTCAATATGGATAGGAGTAGGACTATCAACAAAAACTGATTTAGAACTTTACAGTATCGCAGCATTACTAg GTGTTACTGGATCAACAACTATGGTTTCTAGCCTGTGTCTAACGGCTAATTTCGTGAAAACGAATGGGATTGGTGGGGGTATGGTATACAGTTTTGTAACTTTCACAGATAAACTTATATCTGGATCAGTTGTTTTCATAGTTCAACACTT ACAGTGTGTTCCTCGAAATTCATGTCCGTATTTCTATAAACACGCCTTGACGTTTATTTGTGCATCGGTTTCTTTAATAGCAATATTAGCTTTAATCTCATTACATATCAAAAACAGAAGAGGAATGCATTTATTAACAACATCGTAA
- the LOC130893814 gene encoding mitotic checkpoint protein BUB3 has translation MKSQIEYKLKSAPEDAISSVKFGPNTNQFLLASSWDGNVRLYDVLANNLRHKYSHDAAVLDCCFTDAVHAYSGGLDATLKSFDFNATKESTVGTHAGPIKCVDYCSEVNAILSGSWDHHVKIWDPRTPMCNGTYNQGERVYTMSVCGDKFIVGTALRKILVWDIRNMAYTMQKRESNLKYQTRAIKCFPNKQGYVLSSIEGRVAVDYLDTHPDVQKKKYAFKCHRIKEDGMEKIYPVNAISFHPAYNTFATGGSDGYVNIWDGFNKKRLCQFHQYHTSITSLSFSHNGAVLAIACSYFLGEENLPDPMPEDVIYIRTVTDQETKPKYVSQG, from the coding sequence atgaaatcgCAAATCGAATATAAACTAAAATCGGCACCAGAAGACGCAATTTCCTCAGTTAAATTTGGTCCAAACaccaatcaatttttattagcCAGTTCCTGGGATGGAAATGTAAGACTATACGATGTACTAGCTAATAATTTGAGACACAAGTATTCCCATGATGCTGCAGTACTAGACTGTTGTTTTACCGACGCCGTACATGCTTACAGTGGAGGCTTAGACGCAACATTAAAATCATTCGATTTTAATGCCACAAAAGAGAGCACAGTGGGAACTCACGCCGGACCAATAAAATGTGTAGACTATTGTAGTGAAGTGAACGCGATCTTAAGTGGAAGCTGGGATCATCATGTCAAAATATGGGACCCTCGAACACCAATGTGTAACGGTACTTACAATCAAGGTGAAAGAGTTTACACTATGAGCGTTTGTGGGGACAAGTTTATAGTTGGGACAGCCTTGAGAAAAATCTTGGTGTGGGACATTAGAAATATGGCTTACACTATGCAAAAACGCGAATCGAACTTAAAATATCAAACTAGAGCTATAAAATGTTTCCCAAATAAACAAGGTTATGTCCTGAGCAGCATAGAAGGTAGAGTAGCTGTGGATTATTTAGACACACACCCGGATGTACAGAAGAAAAAATACGCGTTCAAATGTCACAGGATCAAAGAAGAcggtatggaaaaaatttatcctGTAAATGCAATCAGTTTCCATCCGGCTTATAATACCTTCGCCACCGGTGGATCTGACGGTTATGTCAATATTTGGGATGGTTTTAATAAGAAACGGTTATGTCAGTTCCATCAGTACCATACCTCGATTACCTCGCTGAGTTTCAGCCATAATGGCGCGGTACTAGCGATTGCGTGTTCGTATTTTCTAGGAGAAGAAAATTTACCTGATCCTATGCCTGAGGatgttatttatattagaaCAGTGACTGATCAAGAAACAAAACCCAAATATGTTTCACAAggttga
- the LOC130893660 gene encoding FAS-associated factor 2 — protein MNYSMDNNGSLGLTTDQMEKVLQFQDLTGIEDITICRDVLQRHQWNLEVAVQEQLNIREGRPTVYALESRPPAVVSDHLGQHFYYTPPTDGSGSGFRGIFKTVFNFMWNMCYSTLITFLQLGRRLLGIEFRPRTNPVQDVMDFIKLYEEKYSQTHPVFYQGTFSQVLNDAKRELRFLLVYLHDSKATDTDSFCNGTLSDHELIQYINQTFLFWGCSAQSGEGQKTSSAVRASHYPFLAVLVLKENRMTIVGRLEGYSNPQLLKQRLITIVNEYEINLVSARADRFEASINRSLRSQQDEAFMESLRADQEKERKKEEERKAKEEEQRRLEEERLAELERKETLEQEKINSLQRIPHEPDATHPDAVHVVFKLPCGSRLERRFLKTHSLEAVFYFLFCHPNAPDSFEITTNFPKRILKCRREHHEQIQTLEQAGLKNKEVLFVNDLDA, from the exons atgaactaTTCAATGGATAATAACGGTAGTCTCGGCTTAACTACAGACCAAATGGAAAAAGTACTACAGTTTCAAGACCTCACAGGTATCGAAGATATAACGATATGCAGGGATGTATTGCAAAGACATCAATGGAATTTGGAAGTAGCCGTTCAGGAACAACTAAATATCAGGGAAGGAAGACCTACTGTTTATGCATTGGAATCTAGACCGCCGGCGGTAGTTAGCGATCATTTGGGTCAACATTTCTATTATACACCACCTACCGATGGCTCCGGCAGCGGTTTTAGAGGGATCTTcaaaactgtttttaattttatgtggAATATGTGTTACAGCACCCTCATTACTTTCTTACAATTAGGTCGAAGACTACTGG gtATAGAATTTAGGCCGAGAACGAATCCTGTTCAAGATGTGAtggattttattaaattatatgaagaaaaatattcacaaaccCACCCAGTATTCTACCAAGGCACATTTTCGCAAGTTCTTAACGACGCAAAAAGGgaattaagatttttattaGTGTATCTACACGATTCCAAAGCAACAGATACTGATTCATTTTGTAATGGAACTTTATCTGATCATGAACTAATTCAGTACATCAAtcaaacatttttgttttgggGTTGTTCGGCACAGTCAGGTGAAGGGCAGAAAACCTCTAGTGCAGTCAGAGCTAGCCATTATCCCTTTTTGGCAGTTTTAGTgttaaaagaaaatagaatGACTATAGTAG gtAGGTTAGAAGGATATTCAAATCCACAATTGCTAAAACAGAGACTGATTACCATTGTAAATGAATACGAAATAAATTTGGTGTCTGCAAGAGCTGATAGGTTTGAAGCAAGCATCAACCG GTCATTAAGGTCACAGCAAGACGAGGCCTTCATGGAAAGCTTACGAGCCGatcaagaaaaagaaagaaaaaaagaagaagagagaaaagcaaaagaagaagaacaacgTAGGTTAGAAGAG GAAAGATTGGCCGAATTGGAACGTAAGGAAACCTTGGAACAGGAAAAAATCAACTCTTTACAAAGGATTCCTCATGAACCGGACGCCACGCACCCCGACGCCGTACATGTAGTGTTCAAATTACCGTGTGGTAGCAGATTGGAAAGAAGATTTCTCAAAACTCATTCCTTAgag gcggttttttattttttattttgtcatccGAACGCTCCGGATTCGTTTGAAATAACAACGAATTTCCCGAAGAGGATATTGAAATGTCGGAGGGAGCACCACGAACAGATCCAAACATTGGAACAAGCCGGATTGAAAAATAAGGAAGTTTTATTCGTTAACGATCTAGACGcgtga
- the LOC130893659 gene encoding sialin isoform X1 has product MATATTRRRWSDFITCRQVLNIMVILGFMFNYMLRVNLTIAVVDMMIPTNATEETRVKLMEQNKFNWTTSQKNEVLGSFFWGYILTEIPGGRMAEIVGARKVFGGGMLLASLLTILTPVASTNFYVLVVLRALVGLALGATWPSMPPMAAKWIPPMERSKFMANMMASALGAALTLPVCGFLISLSGWECVFYVTGAVGIVWSILWFTLIYDSPSQHPRITEVEKYEIETKIAQMEGGGTKNAKPEKLPLKEILTCAPVWAIIVTHGCSVFCYFTVVNQLPTYMKDVLQFNIKNNGLLSSLPYFGKYLMAVLASYAADKLRKSGRMSTTVTRKVFTTFACSLPAIMMGIQALWGKTSAISVTVFTCALFFNGAVTAGYLSNVLDIAPNFSGTIFGMANTLSSIAGWVSTKVVAVITETESTFRTWRYIFWILAGAYAFATVFYLVFGTGKLQKFNSVDTTVQGKELQPLKTKYENGKEADIA; this is encoded by the exons ATGGCAACAGCAACTACTCGTCGAAGATGGTCAG ACTTTATAACATGTCGTCAAGTGTTGAACATAATGGTAATTCTCGGATTCATGTTCAACTACATGTTACGAGTAAATCTAACGATTGCCGTAGTAGATATGATGATACCGACAAACGCGACAGAAGAAACGAGAGTGAAGTTAATGGAACAGAACAAATTCAATTGGACCACTTCGCAG aaaaacgAAGTATTGGGAAGTTTCTTTTGGGGTTATATATTAACGGAAATACCAGGAGGCCGAATGGCTGAAATAGTGGGTGCTAGAAAAGTTTTCGGAGGTGGAATGTTATTAGCTAGTTTATTAACGATTCTTACACCAGTGGCGTCCACTAATTTCTACGTACTAGTCGTTCTAAGAGCGTTAGTAGGACTCGCTTTGGGAGCTACTTGGCCTTCCATGCCTCCAATGGCAGCTAAATGGATACCTCCAATGGAGAGATCGAAATTTATGGCTAATATGATGGCTAGTGCATTGGGAGCGGCTCTAACATTACcg GTTTGTGGTTTTTTAATCAGTCTATCTGGTTGGGAGTGTGTTTTTTACGTAACTGGTGCCGTAGGTATAGTTTGGTCTATACTTTGGTTCACATTAATATACGATTCCCCCTCGCAACATCCGAGAATAACCGAAGTAGAAAAATACGAAATCGAAACTAAAATAGCTCAAATGGAAGGAGGCGGTACCAAAAATGCCAAACCGGAAAAACTACctttgaaagaaatattgacTTGCGCGCCCGTTTGGGCGATTATCGTGACCCATGGGTGTTCCGTATTCTGTTATTTCACTGTTGTAAATCAATTGCCCACGTATATGAAGGACGTCctacaatttaatattaaaaataatggattACTATCGAGCTTACCTTATTTTG GTAAATATTTGATGGCGGTGTTGGCTAGTTACGCGGCGGATAAACTTAGAAAATCCGGCAGAATGTCGACAACTGTAACTAGAAAAGTTTTCACTACGTTCGCTTGCTCCCTTCCCGCTATTATGATGGGAATCCAAGCTTTATGGGGGAAAACGTCCGCTATTTCGGTAACCGTGTTCACGTGCGCCCTATTTTTCAACGGGGCGGTTACGGCGGGGTATCTCTCGAACGTACTTGATATCGCGCCGAATTTTTCCGGTACCATATTCGGTATGGCCAATACTCTATCTTCCATAGCCGGATGGGTGTCTACGAAAGTAGTGGCGGTTATAACAGAAACGGAAAGTACCTTCCGTACTTGGAGGTACATATTTTGGATATTGGCCGGTGCTTATGCGTTTGCGACGGTGTTTTACCTCGTTTTCGGTACCGGAAAGTTGCAAAAATTCAATTCTGTAGACACAACTGTCCAAGGAAAGGAATTACAGCCGCTGAAAACGAAATACGAAAACGGAAAAGAAGCCGATATCGCATAA
- the LOC130893659 gene encoding sialin isoform X2 produces MAEIVGARKVFGGGMLLASLLTILTPVASTNFYVLVVLRALVGLALGATWPSMPPMAAKWIPPMERSKFMANMMASALGAALTLPVCGFLISLSGWECVFYVTGAVGIVWSILWFTLIYDSPSQHPRITEVEKYEIETKIAQMEGGGTKNAKPEKLPLKEILTCAPVWAIIVTHGCSVFCYFTVVNQLPTYMKDVLQFNIKNNGLLSSLPYFGKYLMAVLASYAADKLRKSGRMSTTVTRKVFTTFACSLPAIMMGIQALWGKTSAISVTVFTCALFFNGAVTAGYLSNVLDIAPNFSGTIFGMANTLSSIAGWVSTKVVAVITETESTFRTWRYIFWILAGAYAFATVFYLVFGTGKLQKFNSVDTTVQGKELQPLKTKYENGKEADIA; encoded by the exons ATGGCTGAAATAGTGGGTGCTAGAAAAGTTTTCGGAGGTGGAATGTTATTAGCTAGTTTATTAACGATTCTTACACCAGTGGCGTCCACTAATTTCTACGTACTAGTCGTTCTAAGAGCGTTAGTAGGACTCGCTTTGGGAGCTACTTGGCCTTCCATGCCTCCAATGGCAGCTAAATGGATACCTCCAATGGAGAGATCGAAATTTATGGCTAATATGATGGCTAGTGCATTGGGAGCGGCTCTAACATTACcg GTTTGTGGTTTTTTAATCAGTCTATCTGGTTGGGAGTGTGTTTTTTACGTAACTGGTGCCGTAGGTATAGTTTGGTCTATACTTTGGTTCACATTAATATACGATTCCCCCTCGCAACATCCGAGAATAACCGAAGTAGAAAAATACGAAATCGAAACTAAAATAGCTCAAATGGAAGGAGGCGGTACCAAAAATGCCAAACCGGAAAAACTACctttgaaagaaatattgacTTGCGCGCCCGTTTGGGCGATTATCGTGACCCATGGGTGTTCCGTATTCTGTTATTTCACTGTTGTAAATCAATTGCCCACGTATATGAAGGACGTCctacaatttaatattaaaaataatggattACTATCGAGCTTACCTTATTTTG GTAAATATTTGATGGCGGTGTTGGCTAGTTACGCGGCGGATAAACTTAGAAAATCCGGCAGAATGTCGACAACTGTAACTAGAAAAGTTTTCACTACGTTCGCTTGCTCCCTTCCCGCTATTATGATGGGAATCCAAGCTTTATGGGGGAAAACGTCCGCTATTTCGGTAACCGTGTTCACGTGCGCCCTATTTTTCAACGGGGCGGTTACGGCGGGGTATCTCTCGAACGTACTTGATATCGCGCCGAATTTTTCCGGTACCATATTCGGTATGGCCAATACTCTATCTTCCATAGCCGGATGGGTGTCTACGAAAGTAGTGGCGGTTATAACAGAAACGGAAAGTACCTTCCGTACTTGGAGGTACATATTTTGGATATTGGCCGGTGCTTATGCGTTTGCGACGGTGTTTTACCTCGTTTTCGGTACCGGAAAGTTGCAAAAATTCAATTCTGTAGACACAACTGTCCAAGGAAAGGAATTACAGCCGCTGAAAACGAAATACGAAAACGGAAAAGAAGCCGATATCGCATAA